A single genomic interval of Flavobacteriales bacterium harbors:
- a CDS encoding SAM-dependent DNA methyltransferase codes for MTIPDYLSALAKLHASGRATEHSYRGDLQQLLSSLCSGITVTNEPQRIACGAPDYILTKKDIPVGYIEAKDIGVDMDSKSLKEQFDRYRGSLDNLIITDYLEFRFYRNGEPTSTVRIGEVSGGKVKPLPAAFDPFTALIADFVAWQGQTITSPKKLAGMMAGKARLLADVIEKAVTSDEESRANTDLKDQLEAFKHILIHDITPKAFADLYAQTIAYGMFAARLHDPSLDSFNRMEAAVLIPKSNPFLRKLFHSISGPDLDDRIVWIVDALADIFRATDIARLLSGFGKGSGREDAFMHFYEDFLAQYDPKLRKSRGVWYTPDAVVRFIVRAVDDILSKVGRAPRKSLGSRFPLLLLAPSALRGTRSNSTLGRLEDEASSK; via the coding sequence GTGACCATCCCCGACTACCTCTCCGCCCTCGCCAAGCTCCACGCCAGCGGCCGCGCCACCGAGCACAGCTATCGGGGCGACCTCCAACAGCTGCTGTCCTCCCTCTGCTCAGGCATCACGGTCACCAACGAACCCCAGCGCATCGCCTGCGGCGCACCGGACTACATCCTGACCAAGAAGGACATCCCCGTCGGCTACATCGAGGCCAAGGACATCGGGGTGGACATGGACAGCAAGAGCCTCAAGGAGCAGTTCGACCGCTACCGGGGCTCATTGGACAACCTCATCATCACCGACTACCTCGAGTTCCGCTTCTACCGCAACGGTGAGCCCACCAGCACCGTGCGCATCGGGGAGGTGAGCGGCGGCAAGGTGAAGCCCCTGCCTGCGGCCTTCGACCCCTTCACCGCGCTCATCGCCGACTTCGTGGCGTGGCAGGGGCAGACCATCACCAGCCCCAAGAAGCTCGCGGGCATGATGGCCGGCAAGGCCCGCCTGCTGGCCGATGTGATCGAGAAGGCCGTGACCAGCGACGAGGAGAGCCGCGCCAACACCGACCTGAAGGACCAGCTCGAAGCCTTCAAGCACATCCTCATCCACGACATCACGCCCAAGGCCTTCGCCGACCTCTACGCGCAGACCATCGCCTACGGCATGTTCGCCGCGCGGCTGCACGACCCCAGCCTGGACAGCTTCAACCGGATGGAGGCGGCCGTGCTCATCCCCAAGAGCAACCCCTTCCTGCGCAAGCTCTTCCACAGCATCAGCGGGCCCGACCTGGACGACCGCATCGTGTGGATCGTGGATGCGCTGGCCGACATCTTCCGCGCCACCGACATCGCCAGATTGCTCAGCGGCTTCGGCAAGGGCAGCGGCCGCGAGGATGCCTTCATGCACTTCTACGAGGACTTCCTCGCGCAATACGACCCCAAGCTGCGCAAGAGCCGCGGCGTGTGGTACACCCCCGATGCCGTGGTGCGCTTCATCGTGCGCGCGGTGGATGACATCCTGAGCAAGGTTGGGCGTGCCCCTCGCAAAAGCCTCGGGTCGCGCTTTCCGCTCTTACTCCTCGCTCCTTCGGCGCTGCGGGGTACCCGCTCCAACTCTACACTTGGACGCTTGGAAGATGAAGCATCTTCGAAGTGA